The following proteins are co-located in the Bradyrhizobium sp. AZCC 2176 genome:
- a CDS encoding N-acyl homoserine lactonase family protein, whose translation MGNAYEIYALRYATMSPRTPHLNFLIPDPHETTAQDLDYFVWLIRGGGRDILVDTGFNADEAKARARKLTLNPVDALANFGVAADTIRDVIVTHLHYDHAGNLDRFPNARFHLQDREMSYATGRCMCNGMLRHPFSVEHVTTMVRHVYGERVTFHSGDGEIAPGVTVHRVGGHSDGLQVVRVETARGPVVLASDASHYYANLHKRSPFPIVYNVGDMALGWEIVERLAGHPDRFIPGHDPIVSEIYPRASDKVDAFALHLAPSRSFAK comes from the coding sequence TGGGAAATGCCTACGAAATCTATGCGTTGCGCTATGCGACGATGTCGCCGCGCACCCCCCATTTGAATTTTCTGATCCCCGATCCGCACGAGACCACGGCGCAGGATCTGGATTATTTCGTCTGGCTGATCCGAGGGGGTGGCCGCGACATCCTGGTCGACACCGGCTTCAATGCCGACGAGGCGAAGGCGCGCGCCCGTAAGCTGACGCTCAATCCGGTCGACGCGCTGGCGAATTTCGGCGTCGCCGCCGACACGATTCGCGATGTGATCGTCACCCATTTGCATTACGACCACGCCGGCAATCTCGATCGCTTCCCGAACGCGCGGTTTCATCTGCAGGACCGCGAGATGAGCTACGCGACCGGGCGCTGCATGTGCAACGGCATGCTGCGGCATCCGTTTTCGGTCGAACACGTCACCACGATGGTGCGCCATGTCTATGGCGAGCGCGTCACCTTCCATTCCGGTGACGGCGAGATCGCGCCCGGCGTGACGGTGCATCGCGTCGGCGGCCATTCCGATGGCCTGCAGGTGGTCCGCGTCGAGACCGCGCGCGGGCCGGTGGTGCTGGCGTCGGACGCCTCGCATTACTACGCCAATCTGCACAAGCGCAGCCCGTTTCCGATCGTCTACAATGTCGGCGACATGGCGCTGGGCTGGGAAATCGTCGAGCGGCTGGCCGGCCATCCCGACCGTTTCATCCCCGGCCATGATCCGATCGTGAGCGAGATCTATCCGCGCGCCAGCGATAAGGTCGATGCGTTCGCGCTGCACCTTGCGCCATCACGCTCGTTCGCAAAATAG
- a CDS encoding NAD(P)-dependent oxidoreductase has product MSTYKTIGFIGLGVMGEPICRNLVKKSGRRVLAFDLSPEPLERLHAGGAVVAASVADVIKQSELLFLCLPSAKHVRAVFEGDGILKNIRSGQIVVDLGTSSVNQTRDFAKQLQAKGASWADAPIARTRQAAQDGTLSVMVGAASALYADIEPLIRCFSTDVTLCGDVGAGQVTKILNNMVLFETVNALAEAVAVASHNGVDPKLLLDTLSKGSADSFALRNHGMKAIVPGDFPERAFSTEYALKDLSYALELASDAGIRIRGAELMANVLQEAIDAGSGANYFPVIAKHIAGR; this is encoded by the coding sequence ATGTCAACGTACAAGACGATCGGTTTCATCGGCCTCGGCGTGATGGGCGAGCCGATCTGCCGCAATCTCGTGAAGAAGAGCGGCAGGCGGGTGCTCGCATTTGACCTGTCGCCCGAGCCTTTGGAGCGGTTGCATGCCGGCGGCGCCGTCGTCGCGGCCTCCGTTGCTGATGTCATCAAGCAAAGCGAACTGCTGTTCCTCTGCCTGCCGAGCGCCAAACATGTCCGCGCGGTATTCGAGGGCGACGGCATTCTCAAGAACATCCGGAGCGGGCAGATCGTCGTCGATCTCGGCACGTCCTCGGTCAACCAGACCCGCGATTTTGCCAAGCAGTTGCAGGCCAAGGGCGCGTCCTGGGCCGATGCGCCGATTGCGCGGACGCGACAGGCGGCGCAGGACGGCACGCTCAGCGTGATGGTTGGAGCGGCGTCTGCGCTTTACGCCGATATCGAGCCGCTGATCCGGTGCTTTTCCACCGATGTCACGCTCTGTGGCGATGTCGGTGCCGGGCAGGTGACGAAGATCCTCAACAACATGGTGCTGTTCGAAACCGTCAATGCGCTGGCCGAAGCGGTTGCGGTCGCCAGCCATAATGGCGTCGATCCCAAGCTGCTGCTCGATACGCTTTCGAAGGGCTCGGCCGACAGTTTTGCGCTGCGCAATCACGGCATGAAGGCGATCGTGCCGGGTGATTTTCCGGAGCGTGCATTCTCGACCGAATATGCGCTGAAGGATTTGTCCTACGCGCTGGAGCTGGCGTCCGACGCCGGCATCAGGATTCGCGGCGCGGAACTGATGGCCAATGTGTTGCAGGAAGCCATCGATGCCGGTTCAGGGGCAAATTAT